The Polaribacter tangerinus genome has a segment encoding these proteins:
- a CDS encoding RNA polymerase sigma factor, translating to MIRKKTISDSTLVSQYISGNEASLAILINRHQQRLFSFIYSKVQDKDLTEDIFQDTFIKVIKTLKKGNYNEEGKFLPWVMRISHNLVIDYFRKSNRMPAFNNTDDFDIFSVLSDGNLNAEKQLIKEQIYNDVRELVNELPEEQKEVLIMRMYKDMSFKEISENTGVSINTALGRMRYALINMRKLIEKHQIILVN from the coding sequence ATGATACGTAAAAAAACAATTTCAGATAGTACCTTAGTTAGCCAATATATTAGTGGAAACGAGGCTTCATTAGCTATTTTAATTAATAGACACCAACAACGCTTGTTCAGTTTTATTTATAGTAAAGTACAAGATAAAGACCTTACAGAAGATATTTTTCAGGATACTTTTATCAAAGTAATTAAAACCTTAAAAAAGGGAAATTATAACGAAGAAGGAAAGTTTTTACCTTGGGTAATGAGAATATCTCATAACCTGGTTATTGATTATTTTAGAAAATCTAACAGAATGCCTGCTTTTAATAATACCGATGATTTTGATATTTTTTCTGTGCTAAGTGATGGTAATTTAAATGCAGAAAAGCAGCTAATTAAAGAGCAAATTTACAATGATGTTCGAGAGCTTGTAAATGAATTGCCAGAAGAACAAAAAGAAGTGTTAATAATGCGCATGTATAAAGATATGAGTTTTAAAGAAATTAGCGAAAATACAGGTGTAAGTATTAATACGGCACTAGGCAGAATGAGATATGCTCTTATAAACATGCGTAAGCTAATAGAGAAACATCAAATTATTTTAGTGAATTAA
- a CDS encoding KdsC family phosphatase, producing MEISFKQLLPQITTFIFDVDGVLTNGMLTIMPDGELVRHMNVKDGYAMKNALNKGYKVCIISGGTNEGVRKRLMALGIEDVFLGAHNKIEQYNALVKKYNLQPENVLYMGDDVPDYPVMKLVGMATCPNDAVREIKGIAKYISDKKGGDGCVRDVIEQVLRVQKKWDENFDASL from the coding sequence ATGGAAATTAGTTTCAAACAATTACTACCACAAATAACTACCTTTATTTTTGATGTAGACGGTGTACTAACAAATGGCATGCTTACCATAATGCCCGATGGAGAATTGGTAAGACACATGAATGTAAAAGATGGATATGCCATGAAAAATGCACTCAATAAAGGGTATAAAGTTTGTATTATATCTGGCGGAACCAACGAAGGGGTTCGAAAAAGGTTGATGGCTTTAGGAATTGAAGATGTTTTTTTAGGTGCACATAATAAAATTGAACAATACAATGCTTTGGTAAAAAAATACAATTTACAGCCAGAAAATGTATTATATATGGGTGATGATGTTCCTGATTATCCCGTAATGAAATTAGTTGGTATGGCAACTTGCCCAAATGATGCTGTTAGAGAAATAAAGGGTATTGCTAAATATATTTCTGATAAAAAAGGCGGAGATGGCTGTGTTAGAGATGTAATTGAACAAGTTTTAAGAGTTCAAAAAAAATGGGATGAAAATTTTGATGCTAGCTTGTAA
- the bcp gene encoding thioredoxin-dependent thiol peroxidase produces the protein MTTLKIGDKAPQFEAKDNAGNTVTLNDYKGKKLVLFFYPKASTPGCTNEACDLRDNYQSFLAKGYAVLGASADSAKKQQNWIDKHQLPFPLLADEEKAVINAFGVWGPKKFMGKEYDGIHRTTFVIDENGHIEDIILKVKTKAHAAQILG, from the coding sequence ATGACTACATTAAAAATAGGAGATAAGGCTCCGCAATTTGAGGCAAAAGATAATGCTGGAAATACGGTAACATTAAATGATTATAAAGGAAAAAAATTAGTGTTGTTTTTTTATCCAAAGGCAAGTACGCCAGGTTGCACGAATGAAGCATGTGATTTAAGAGACAATTATCAATCTTTTTTGGCTAAAGGTTATGCTGTTTTGGGTGCTAGCGCAGATTCTGCTAAAAAACAACAAAATTGGATTGATAAACATCAACTTCCTTTTCCTCTTTTAGCAGATGAAGAAAAAGCTGTAATTAATGCATTTGGAGTTTGGGGACCTAAAAAGTTTATGGGAAAAGAGTATGACGGAATTCACAGAACTACCTTTGTAATTGATGAAAACGGACATATAGAAGACATTATTTTAAAAGTAAAAACCAAAGCTCATGCAGCGCAAATTTTGGGTTAA
- a CDS encoding DUF2147 domain-containing protein, translating to MKKIFFMILLSAISFHVNSQTIFGKWNSTNEKTGEIDSVIEVYEKNGKAFAKVIEIKDPKRQGLVCDLCEGANKNKPILGLNILDGLKKDGDEWSGGTILDPRNGKVYKCYITLESPNKLKLRGYIGFSLFGKTAYWERAK from the coding sequence ATGAAAAAAATATTTTTTATGATCTTGCTTTCCGCAATTTCATTTCATGTTAATTCTCAAACTATTTTTGGAAAATGGAACTCTACAAATGAAAAAACAGGAGAAATAGATTCCGTTATCGAAGTATATGAAAAAAATGGTAAGGCATTTGCAAAGGTTATCGAAATTAAAGATCCAAAAAGACAAGGTTTAGTATGTGATTTATGTGAAGGTGCCAATAAAAATAAACCTATTTTAGGTTTAAACATTTTAGATGGTTTAAAAAAAGATGGCGATGAATGGTCTGGAGGAACAATTTTAGATCCACGAAATGGCAAGGTTTATAAATGTTATATAACATTAGAAAGTCCTAATAAACTTAAATTAAGAGGGTATATTGGTTTTTCTCTTTTTGGCAAAACTGCCTATTGGGAAAGAGCAAAATAA
- the uvrA gene encoding excinuclease ABC subunit UvrA, translated as MKTDISKINPKENIIIKGAKLHNLKNIDVVIPRNKLVVITGLSGSGKSSLAFDTLYAEGQRRYVESLSSYARQFLGKLHKPKVDYIKGIAPAIAIEQKVNSTNPRSTVGTSTEIYDYIKLLFARIGKTYSPISGNEVKKDTVSDVVQFVKKFPTQTKLLLLAPVIIDKDRDLKTVLKVLEQQGYARLKWKDTVYKIADFPQKEYGNEPLLLVVDRIVTKENDDFYNRLADAVQTAFFEGKGSCFIENLSNNNLTEFSNKFELDGISFLEPNTHLFSFNNPYGACPTCEGYGNVIGIDEDLVIPNTGLSIYEDCIFPFKTPSFVHYKENLIEVAYQFDIPIHKPWFELTNTQKQLVWNGNSHFHGIHHFFNALEEKSYKIQNRVMLSRYRGKTTCTTCQGKRLRKEANYLKINEKNISDLVALPLDELSVFFKSLQLDDYQEKIGKRLLTEINNRLEFLTNVGLNYLTINRTSNTLSGGESQRINLATSLGSSLVGSMYILDEPSIGLHPKDTEKLIGVLKALRNLGNTVIVVEHDEDIMKQADYIIDIGPEAGTFGGNVVAEGTFNEIIKSASLTGEYLSESKKIEVPKRRRTSKNKIEIIGARENNLQNINVNIPLNCLTVITGVSGSGKSTLVKKILYPILQKELMGYGDKIGQHTGFKGDFNTLKHVEFIDQNPIGRSSRSNPVTYIKAYDEIRALFSNQKLAKIRNYKPKHFSFNVEGGRCEVCKGEGEVTIEMQFMADVHLECEACNGKRFKKEVLEVKFDEKSIDDILNLTIDDAVAFFSKNLVPKIASKLKPLQDVGLGYVQLGQSSSTLSGGEAQRIKLASFLVKGNTKDKALFIFDEPTTGLHFHDIKKLLASFNALIERGHSIVVIEHNIELIKCADYIIDLGPEGGKKGGTLVFEGTPEELVKNKKSFTAKYLAEKL; from the coding sequence ATGAAGACTGATATTTCCAAGATTAATCCCAAAGAAAACATCATAATTAAAGGGGCTAAATTGCACAATTTAAAGAATATAGATGTTGTTATCCCTAGAAACAAACTCGTTGTTATTACAGGATTATCTGGCTCAGGAAAGTCTTCATTAGCGTTTGACACGTTATATGCAGAAGGTCAGAGACGCTATGTAGAAAGCTTAAGTTCTTATGCAAGGCAGTTTTTAGGAAAACTACATAAACCAAAAGTAGATTATATTAAAGGCATTGCGCCGGCAATTGCTATTGAACAAAAGGTAAACTCTACCAATCCTCGTTCTACTGTAGGAACCTCTACCGAAATTTACGACTACATAAAACTATTGTTTGCCAGAATTGGTAAAACATATTCACCAATTTCTGGTAACGAAGTAAAAAAAGACACTGTATCTGATGTGGTTCAATTTGTTAAAAAGTTTCCTACTCAAACAAAACTATTATTGTTAGCTCCTGTAATAATTGACAAAGACAGGGATTTAAAAACAGTATTAAAAGTTTTAGAACAACAAGGTTATGCAAGATTAAAATGGAAAGACACCGTATATAAAATTGCAGATTTTCCTCAAAAAGAGTATGGTAACGAACCTTTATTATTGGTAGTAGACAGAATTGTAACAAAAGAGAATGACGATTTTTACAACCGACTTGCCGATGCGGTTCAAACAGCATTTTTTGAAGGAAAAGGAAGTTGTTTTATAGAAAATTTATCAAATAATAACCTCACAGAATTTAGTAATAAGTTTGAATTAGATGGCATTTCCTTTCTTGAACCAAACACTCATTTGTTTAGCTTTAACAATCCTTATGGTGCGTGTCCTACTTGCGAGGGTTACGGCAATGTTATAGGCATAGATGAAGATTTAGTAATTCCGAATACCGGATTATCTATTTATGAAGATTGTATATTTCCTTTTAAAACACCCTCATTTGTTCATTACAAAGAAAATTTGATTGAAGTAGCATATCAATTCGATATTCCAATTCATAAACCTTGGTTCGAATTAACCAACACTCAAAAACAACTTGTATGGAATGGTAATTCTCATTTTCATGGAATTCATCATTTTTTTAATGCTTTAGAAGAAAAAAGCTATAAAATACAAAATAGAGTGATGTTATCGCGATATCGCGGAAAAACTACCTGCACAACTTGCCAAGGAAAAAGATTGAGAAAAGAGGCTAATTATTTAAAAATTAACGAAAAGAATATCTCAGATTTAGTGGCACTTCCATTAGACGAATTATCAGTATTTTTTAAAAGCTTACAGTTAGATGATTATCAAGAGAAAATTGGAAAACGCCTGCTAACAGAAATTAACAATCGTTTAGAGTTTCTAACAAATGTTGGTCTTAATTACCTTACCATCAACAGAACATCAAATACCCTTTCTGGAGGAGAAAGCCAACGTATAAATCTAGCAACATCATTAGGCAGCTCTCTAGTAGGTTCTATGTATATTTTAGATGAACCTAGTATTGGTTTACATCCAAAAGATACAGAAAAACTAATTGGCGTATTAAAAGCATTACGAAATTTAGGCAATACTGTAATTGTTGTGGAGCATGATGAAGATATTATGAAACAAGCAGATTATATTATAGATATTGGCCCAGAAGCAGGTACTTTCGGAGGAAATGTTGTAGCTGAAGGAACTTTTAATGAAATTATAAAATCCGCATCTTTAACAGGAGAATATTTAAGTGAATCGAAAAAAATAGAAGTTCCTAAAAGAAGAAGAACTTCTAAAAATAAAATCGAAATTATTGGTGCCAGAGAAAATAATCTACAAAATATAAATGTAAACATTCCACTAAACTGCCTTACTGTAATTACAGGGGTTTCAGGCTCTGGAAAAAGTACTCTAGTTAAAAAAATTTTATACCCTATTCTTCAAAAAGAATTAATGGGTTATGGAGACAAGATAGGTCAGCACACAGGCTTTAAAGGAGATTTTAACACTTTAAAACATGTAGAGTTTATAGATCAAAATCCTATCGGTCGCTCCTCTCGGTCTAATCCAGTAACGTATATAAAAGCCTATGACGAAATAAGAGCTTTATTTTCGAACCAAAAATTGGCTAAGATTAGAAACTACAAGCCTAAACATTTTTCTTTTAATGTTGAGGGCGGTAGATGTGAAGTGTGTAAAGGTGAAGGTGAAGTTACCATAGAAATGCAATTTATGGCAGATGTTCATCTAGAATGTGAAGCCTGTAATGGAAAACGATTTAAAAAAGAAGTGCTAGAAGTTAAGTTTGATGAAAAATCTATTGATGATATTCTTAATTTAACTATCGATGATGCTGTTGCCTTTTTTTCAAAAAATTTAGTTCCAAAAATCGCTTCCAAATTAAAACCATTACAAGATGTGGGACTCGGATATGTTCAACTTGGGCAGTCTTCATCTACTCTCTCGGGCGGCGAGGCACAACGTATAAAACTAGCTTCCTTTTTAGTGAAAGGAAATACCAAAGACAAAGCACTTTTTATTTTCGATGAACCTACAACTGGTTTACATTTTCATGATATAAAGAAACTTTTGGCAAGTTTTAATGCACTAATAGAACGCGGACATTCTATAGTGGTTATTGAACATAATATAGAACTTATAAAATGTGCCGATTATATAATTGATTTAGGTCCGGAAGGTGGTAAAAAAGGAGGAACTTTAGTTTTTGAGGGAACTCCAGAAGAACTGGTGAAAAATAAAAAATCATTTACTGCAAAATACCTAGCTGAAAAACTATAA
- a CDS encoding endonuclease III domain-containing protein, whose product MNKQEKVAFAIDTLQKLYPEIPIPLDHKDAYTLLIAVLLSAQCTDIRVNQITPILFKKADNPFDMVKLSVEEIKEIIRPCGLSPMKSKGIYGLSKILIEKYNGEVPQSFEGLEALPAVGHKTASVVMSQAFGVPAFPVDTHILRLMYRWNFSNGKSVAQTEKDAKRLFPKELWNDLHLQIIWYGREYSPARGWNLEQDIITKTIGRKSVLDSYYKKK is encoded by the coding sequence ATGAACAAACAAGAAAAGGTAGCATTTGCAATAGATACATTACAAAAACTGTATCCAGAAATTCCCATTCCCTTAGACCATAAAGATGCATATACATTACTTATTGCAGTTTTATTATCTGCACAATGTACCGATATTCGTGTAAATCAGATTACTCCGATTTTATTTAAAAAAGCAGACAATCCTTTCGATATGGTAAAATTGTCGGTAGAGGAAATAAAAGAAATTATTCGCCCATGCGGATTATCTCCAATGAAAAGCAAAGGCATTTACGGGTTGTCTAAAATATTAATAGAAAAATACAACGGAGAAGTTCCGCAATCTTTTGAAGGTTTAGAAGCATTACCTGCAGTAGGACATAAAACGGCAAGTGTAGTGATGAGCCAGGCATTTGGAGTTCCAGCATTTCCTGTAGACACACATATTTTAAGACTAATGTACCGATGGAATTTTAGTAATGGAAAAAGTGTAGCACAAACAGAAAAAGATGCAAAACGACTTTTCCCAAAAGAGTTATGGAACGATTTACATTTGCAAATTATTTGGTATGGTAGAGAATACTCTCCTGCAAGAGGCTGGAATTTAGAACAAGATATTATTACAAAAACAATTGGAAGAAAATCTGTGTTAGACTCTTATTACAAGAAGAAATAA
- the bshB1 gene encoding bacillithiol biosynthesis deacetylase BshB1, translating into MKLDILAFGAHPDDVELSCGATIAKEVSLGKKVGIIDLTRGELGTRGSADLRDVEAKKAAEILGVSIRENLGFSDGFFTNDKKHQLAIIKIIRKYQPEIVLCNAIEDRHIDHGKGSKLVSDACFLSGLLKIETALEGVAQEKWRPKQVYHYIQWKNISPDVVVNVSGFLEKKLAAVMAYSSQFYNPNSREEETPISSKNFQESIHYRGKDLGRLIGVEYAEGFTSERYVAVDNLDKLI; encoded by the coding sequence ATGAAATTAGATATTTTAGCGTTTGGAGCGCATCCCGATGATGTAGAGTTGAGCTGTGGAGCAACCATAGCCAAAGAAGTTTCTTTGGGTAAAAAAGTAGGGATTATAGATTTAACAAGAGGAGAGTTAGGTACGCGGGGTTCTGCAGATTTAAGAGATGTTGAAGCAAAAAAGGCAGCAGAAATATTAGGAGTTTCTATTCGTGAAAATTTAGGTTTTTCTGATGGTTTTTTTACAAATGATAAAAAGCACCAATTAGCAATTATAAAAATTATTCGAAAATATCAACCAGAAATTGTTTTATGTAATGCTATAGAGGATAGGCATATAGATCATGGTAAAGGAAGTAAATTAGTGTCTGATGCGTGTTTTTTAAGTGGATTGTTAAAAATTGAAACAGCATTAGAAGGAGTTGCTCAAGAAAAATGGCGCCCAAAACAAGTTTATCATTATATTCAGTGGAAAAATATCTCGCCAGACGTTGTTGTAAATGTTTCTGGTTTTTTAGAAAAGAAACTTGCCGCAGTAATGGCATATTCCTCACAATTTTACAATCCGAATAGTAGAGAAGAAGAAACGCCTATTTCATCTAAAAATTTTCAAGAAAGTATACATTATAGAGGTAAAGATTTAGGCAGATTAATAGGAGTGGAATATGCAGAAGGTTTTACGTCAGAACGTTATGTTGCTGTCGATAATTTAGATAAATTAATTTAA
- a CDS encoding DUF2520 domain-containing protein: protein MISILIIGNGNVAHHLQKAFKKINTLSVMQIGSRNLNKIPFADITIIAVSDNAISEVSKKITNPFVVHTAGNFDLKSLQNNTRKGVFYMLQSFSKATDVNFSQIPFCLEAENNEDYLVLESLAKTLGNKIYKIDSKQRKLVHVSAVFVNNFTNHLYKISRDICSHNNIPFEILFPLIAETARKIEVITPEQAQTGPAVRNDTKTISNHLELLSAQHQEIYSILTKSIQENTHSQKTLN, encoded by the coding sequence ATGATATCAATACTAATTATAGGTAACGGAAACGTTGCGCATCATTTGCAAAAAGCATTTAAAAAGATAAACACGTTAAGTGTTATGCAAATAGGTTCTAGAAATCTAAACAAAATTCCTTTTGCTGATATTACCATAATTGCCGTATCTGATAATGCTATTTCTGAGGTTTCAAAAAAAATTACAAATCCTTTTGTTGTTCATACAGCAGGAAATTTTGATTTAAAATCTTTACAAAATAATACCAGAAAAGGTGTTTTTTATATGTTGCAGTCTTTTTCGAAAGCAACAGATGTCAATTTTTCTCAAATTCCTTTTTGCCTAGAAGCAGAAAATAATGAAGATTATTTGGTGCTCGAAAGTTTGGCCAAAACTTTGGGTAATAAAATTTATAAAATTGACTCTAAACAAAGAAAGTTAGTTCATGTTTCTGCGGTTTTTGTAAATAACTTTACCAATCACCTGTATAAAATTAGTCGTGATATTTGCTCCCACAATAACATCCCTTTTGAAATATTATTTCCTTTAATTGCAGAAACTGCTAGGAAAATAGAAGTAATAACTCCCGAACAAGCCCAAACCGGACCTGCCGTTAGGAATGATACAAAAACAATCTCTAATCATTTAGAGTTATTATCTGCACAACATCAAGAAATTTATAGTATACTAACAAAATCTATACAAGAAAATACACATTCACAAAAAACACTAAATTAA
- a CDS encoding TonB-dependent receptor: MKYILKLFIFLPLAIFAQKTTLIKGNVKNNNRIPIENVSVEFGNTGTVTDNNGNYTLRIPVKEEVTIKFSHISYKTFYKVIYAKNRNSIRYSPTLVLKTEKLEEIVVKNNTNAAQGTIKIDATKAKNIIGANAGVENILMTLPGVNNNNELSTQYNVRGGNFDENLVYVNGIEVYRPFLVRSGQQEGLSFINPNMVQNINFSAGGFQAKYGDKLSSVLDITYKKPLEKTISSEVSLLGGSLTFESPFLNNKLQVISSFRYRDNSLFVNSKQIETNFRPRFTDLQSLVTYQISNKLSVSYLSNFSVNNYNYTPISRKTRFGTVADPLELTVFYDGKEETNYFTLFNALSADYKINEKLSLTTTISSYNTQEEEYFDIAASYNLGEVDTTIGSENFGEVNFSEGIGSQINHARNDLDALINTVQVRGTYKNNNQQQWNFGVKYQNENIKERIREWEVIDSLGFAIRPPNTLNNQQPYVPFTGPIIPFQNIREDNNVTINRLSGFTQFNKRTYWKEHEIWYNIGVRAHYWNTRDANKQGKNQVIVSPRAQFAIKPNWKKDMLFRFSGGFYAQPPTYREMKNFNGKINTDVKAQKSTHYVLGMDYSFNLWKRPFKLTTELYYKDMYDINAYAVDNVRIRYRADNVTTAYAYGLDIRLNGEFVPGSESWVSLGYLKTEENINNRGNISRPSDQRIKFGILFQDYVPNLPNLKAYLNLVYNSGVPGGAPAYSDVYEYQQRLRDYKRADLGVSYVFTDAKKQYKTGWLSNFKELTAGLELFNMFDIQNAITNTWVRDVYSKNQYGIPNFMTGRVLNFKFSIKI, from the coding sequence ATGAAATACATTTTAAAACTTTTTATTTTTTTACCATTAGCAATTTTTGCACAAAAAACTACGCTTATAAAGGGTAATGTAAAAAATAATAATAGAATTCCCATAGAAAATGTTTCTGTTGAATTTGGCAATACAGGAACGGTTACTGATAATAACGGAAACTATACGCTCAGAATTCCCGTAAAAGAAGAAGTAACTATAAAATTTAGCCATATATCATACAAAACTTTCTATAAAGTAATATATGCTAAAAACAGAAACAGTATTCGCTACTCTCCTACACTTGTTTTAAAAACTGAAAAATTAGAGGAAATTGTAGTTAAAAATAATACAAATGCAGCACAAGGAACAATAAAAATAGATGCTACAAAGGCAAAAAATATTATTGGCGCCAATGCAGGAGTAGAAAACATATTAATGACATTGCCTGGCGTAAATAACAACAACGAACTTAGCACACAGTACAATGTAAGAGGCGGAAATTTTGATGAAAACCTAGTATATGTTAATGGTATTGAAGTGTACCGACCTTTTCTTGTTCGCTCTGGACAGCAAGAAGGATTGAGCTTTATAAATCCTAATATGGTGCAAAATATCAACTTTTCTGCAGGTGGTTTTCAAGCAAAATATGGCGACAAGCTTTCTTCTGTTTTAGACATCACTTATAAAAAGCCATTAGAAAAAACTATTTCCTCTGAGGTAAGTTTACTTGGCGGTAGTTTAACATTTGAGAGTCCGTTTTTAAACAATAAATTACAAGTAATTTCTAGTTTTCGGTATAGAGATAATAGCCTTTTTGTTAATAGCAAACAAATTGAAACAAATTTTAGACCTCGTTTTACCGATTTACAGTCTTTAGTAACTTATCAAATTTCTAATAAACTTTCGGTTAGTTACTTAAGTAATTTTTCTGTAAACAATTATAATTACACACCTATTTCTCGAAAAACTCGTTTCGGAACTGTAGCAGATCCGTTAGAACTTACTGTTTTTTATGATGGAAAAGAAGAAACAAACTATTTTACCTTATTTAATGCCTTATCGGCAGATTATAAAATAAATGAAAAACTTTCTTTAACCACAACTATTTCTAGCTACAACACACAAGAAGAAGAATATTTTGATATAGCTGCATCTTACAACTTAGGAGAAGTAGATACTACAATTGGTTCTGAAAATTTTGGAGAAGTTAATTTTTCTGAAGGAATAGGTTCTCAAATTAATCATGCCAGGAACGATTTAGATGCCCTAATAAACACAGTACAAGTAAGGGGAACTTACAAAAACAATAACCAACAACAATGGAATTTTGGTGTTAAATATCAAAACGAAAATATTAAAGAACGTATTCGTGAATGGGAAGTTATAGACTCTTTGGGCTTTGCAATCAGACCTCCTAATACGCTTAACAACCAACAACCCTATGTACCATTTACTGGTCCAATTATTCCTTTTCAAAATATTAGAGAAGACAACAATGTTACTATAAACAGATTGAGTGGTTTTACACAATTTAACAAGCGCACCTATTGGAAAGAGCACGAAATTTGGTATAATATTGGTGTTAGAGCGCATTATTGGAATACAAGAGATGCAAATAAACAAGGAAAAAATCAAGTTATTGTAAGCCCTAGAGCTCAATTTGCTATAAAACCAAATTGGAAAAAAGACATGCTTTTTCGTTTTTCTGGCGGATTTTATGCGCAACCACCAACTTACAGGGAAATGAAAAACTTTAATGGTAAAATTAATACGGACGTAAAAGCTCAAAAATCTACTCACTATGTTTTAGGGATGGATTATAGCTTTAACTTATGGAAAAGACCTTTTAAATTAACAACAGAGCTTTATTACAAAGACATGTACGATATTAATGCTTATGCTGTAGACAATGTTAGAATTAGATATAGAGCCGACAATGTTACCACTGCTTATGCGTATGGTTTAGACATTCGTTTGAATGGAGAGTTTGTTCCAGGAAGCGAAAGTTGGGTAAGTCTTGGTTATCTTAAAACAGAAGAAAATATAAATAATCGAGGAAATATTTCTAGACCTTCTGACCAACGTATAAAATTTGGAATCTTGTTTCAAGATTATGTGCCAAATTTGCCCAATTTAAAAGCATATCTTAATTTAGTTTACAATTCTGGAGTTCCGGGTGGTGCTCCTGCATATTCAGATGTTTATGAATACCAACAAAGATTGAGAGATTATAAAAGAGCCGATTTAGGAGTTTCTTATGTATTTACTGATGCAAAAAAACAGTACAAAACAGGGTGGCTTTCTAACTTTAAAGAGCTTACTGCTGGATTAGAATTATTTAATATGTTCGATATTCAAAATGCAATTACCAATACTTGGGTTAGAGATGTGTATTCTAAAAACCAATACGGTATACCCAATTTTATGACAGGTAGAGTGCTTAATTTTAAATTTAGTATTAAAATATAA
- a CDS encoding trans-sulfuration enzyme family protein, whose protein sequence is MKDSKKRGLNTICVHTGEVEDTQFKGAVSPIFMSTSYAFDGVEEKRYPRYFNTPNQAMLCKKIAALEHTEDALIFSSGMAAISSAMFAFLKSGDHVIIQQVVYGGTFHLIAAEFEKYGIEYSFTSSDNVKDFKSLIKTNTKIVYIETPSNPLLGITDIRAISNLAKAHKVITMIDNTFASPINQNPALLGIDIVLHSATKYMGGHSDISAGAVAASKEHISQIWNTAINFGGNLSDQTVWLLERSLKTLNLRVKAQTKNAMIMAKYLETNKDISRVYYPGLESHPQHEIAKKQMKYFGAMLSFELNDDIDALTFQNNLRLIKPSMSLAGLESTTVSPAQTTHALLSENERLERGIRDGLIRFSVGIEDAEDLIEDIEQAIRKTLTTK, encoded by the coding sequence ATGAAAGATTCAAAAAAAAGAGGTTTAAATACCATTTGTGTTCATACAGGAGAGGTGGAAGATACACAGTTTAAAGGCGCTGTTTCACCAATTTTTATGTCAACTTCTTATGCTTTTGATGGTGTAGAAGAAAAAAGATATCCTAGGTATTTTAATACGCCAAACCAAGCAATGTTGTGTAAAAAAATTGCAGCGTTAGAACATACTGAAGATGCCTTAATTTTTAGTTCTGGTATGGCAGCTATTTCATCTGCAATGTTTGCTTTTTTAAAATCTGGAGATCATGTAATTATACAGCAAGTTGTTTATGGTGGTACTTTTCATTTAATTGCAGCAGAGTTTGAAAAGTATGGCATAGAATATTCTTTTACAAGCTCAGATAATGTAAAAGATTTTAAGAGTTTAATTAAAACAAATACAAAAATTGTATACATAGAAACTCCCTCAAATCCATTGTTAGGAATAACAGATATAAGAGCAATTTCAAACTTAGCAAAAGCGCACAAAGTAATAACGATGATAGATAATACTTTTGCTTCTCCAATAAATCAAAACCCTGCACTTTTAGGAATTGATATTGTTTTGCATTCTGCCACGAAGTATATGGGAGGTCATTCAGATATTTCCGCAGGTGCTGTTGCCGCTTCAAAAGAACATATTTCTCAAATTTGGAATACTGCTATCAATTTTGGCGGTAACTTAAGTGATCAGACCGTTTGGTTGTTAGAGAGAAGTTTAAAAACGTTAAATTTACGTGTAAAAGCACAAACAAAAAATGCTATGATAATGGCTAAATATCTAGAAACCAACAAAGATATTTCTCGTGTATATTATCCTGGTTTAGAAAGTCATCCTCAGCATGAGATTGCAAAAAAGCAGATGAAATATTTTGGAGCCATGTTGTCATTTGAATTAAATGATGATATTGATGCGTTAACATTTCAAAATAATTTACGTTTAATTAAGCCTTCTATGAGCTTGGCAGGTTTAGAAAGTACCACTGTTTCTCCAGCACAAACAACTCACGCACTATTAAGTGAAAATGAACGTTTAGAACGCGGAATAAGAGATGGTTTAATACGTTTTTCGGTCGGAATTGAAGATGCAGAAGACTTAATTGAAGATATAGAACAAGCAATTCGTAAAACCCTTACAACCAAATAA